The Stomoxys calcitrans chromosome 3, idStoCalc2.1, whole genome shotgun sequence genome includes a region encoding these proteins:
- the LOC106085372 gene encoding pre-mRNA-splicing factor ATP-dependent RNA helicase DHX16 isoform X2: MSRNRKREAQSSSSEELDSEEESRLRDIKERDEFAERLKKRDEDRTRKVLEATSSRKAIEEAAKRLKLEHEDRDKILPQLRIQSRRKYLEKRKEDKVAELEADILDDEYLFDESVLTNKEKQEREYKKQLLTIAKEHEKARELERIQRYHMPRDLKKGVKEEYVEVDENEKMPHSEQKKWEAEQLASARFQFGAKDAKAQEEYDLLLDDQIDFIKALTVDGSKEKDSKEPQLSEAQQKRMTIEETQKSLPVYPFKEDLIAAIKEHQILIIEGETGSGKTTQIPQYLVEAGFTEDKKKIGCTQPRRVAAMSVAARVAEEMGVKLGNEVGYSIRFEDCTSERTILKYMTDGTLHREFLSEPDLGSYSVMIIDEAHERTLHTDILFGLVKDIARFRTDLKLLISSATLDAEKFSQFFDDAPIFRIPGRRYPVDIFYTKAPEADYIDACCVSVLQIHATQPLGDILVFLTGQDEIETCQEVLADRVKRLGSKIKELVIIPVYANLPSDMQAKIFEPTPPNARKVILATNIAETSLTIDNIIYVIDPGFAKQNNFNSRTGMESLMVVPISKASANQRAGRAGRTAPGKCFRLYTAWAYKHELEDNTVPEIQRINLGNAVLMLKALGINDLIHFDFLDPPPHETLVLALEQLYALGALNHHGELTKLGRRMAEFPVDPMMGKMLLASEKYKCSEEMVTIAAMLSVNSAIFYRPKDKIIHADTARKNFNHMHGDHISLMQVYNQWAETDYSTQWCYENFIQYRSMKRARDVREQLVGLMQRVEIDMVSCLPETVNIRKAATAGYFYHVARLSKGGNYKTIKHNQTVMIHPNSSLFEELPRWVLYHELVFTTKEYMRQVIEIESKWLLEVAPHYYKAKELEDSTNKKMPKVQGRATMTE, from the exons ATGTCCAGAAATCGCAAACGGGAAGCTCAAAGCAGTAGTTCCGAGGAACTGGACAGCGAAGAAGAGAGTCGTCTCAGGGATATAAAAGAAAGAGATGAGTTCGCCGAGAGGCTTAAGAAACGTGATGAAGACCGTACCCGCAAAGTGCTGGAAGCCACATCGAGCCGAAAAGCCATAGAAGAGGCTGCTAAACGTTTAAAACTGGAACATGAAGACCGTGATAAAATATTGCCACAATTGCGAATACAATCGAGAAGGAAATATTTGGAAAAACGTAAagaagataaagttgctgagCTAGAAGCTGATATATTGGACGATGAATATCTCTTTGATGAGTCGGT TTTGACAAATAAGGAAAAACAGGAGAGggaatataaaaaacaattgttGACCATAGCTAAAGAACATGAAAAGGCACGTGAACTTGAACGTATTCAAAGATATCACATGCCTCGTGATTTGAAAAAGGGGGTAAAGGAAGAATATGTTGAGGTAGATGAAAATGAAAAGATGCCCCATTCTGAACAAAAGAAATGGGAAGCGGAACAACTAGCTAGTGCACGGTTTCAATTTGGTGCAAAAGATGCAAAAGCTCAAGAAGAGTACGATCTTTTATTGGACGATCAGATTGACTTTATAAAAGCCCTAACTGTAGATGGATCCAAAGAAAAGGACTCTAAAGAGCCTCAATTATCGGAGGCACAGCAAAAACGTATGACAATTGAAGAGACTCAAAAGTCGCTTCCTGTATATCCATTTAAGGAAGATTTAATAGCTGCGATTAAGGAACATCAG attCTTATAATTGAAGGAGAAACTGGATCAGGAAAGACCACTCAAATACCACAGTATCTAGTGGAAGCTGGGTTCACTGAGGACAAAAAGAAGATTGGTTGCACTCAACCTCGTCGTGTGGCTGCTATGTCCGTGGCGGCTCGAGTTGCTGAGGAAATGGGTGTCAAGTTAGGAAACGAGGTGGGATACAGTATCCGTTTTGAGGATTGTACTTCAG AAAGGACTATACTCAAGTATATGACTGATGGCACCTTGCATAGGGAGTTTTTGTCGGAGCCGGATTTGGGTTCGTACAGTGTTATGATTATCGACGAAGCCCATGAGCGTACCCTTCATACCGATATTTTGTTTGGTTTGGTTAAGGACATTGCACGTTTTAGAACCGATCTGAAATTGCTGATATCCAGCGCCACCTTAGATGCagagaaattttcacaattttttgacGATGCTCCTATATTTCGTATTCCGGGAAGAAGATATCCA gtagatattttttatacaaaagcgCCTGAAGCGGATTATATTGATGCGTGCTGTGTGTCGGTTTTACAGATACATGCCACTCAACCTTTGGGAGATATTTTGGTGTTTCTTACAGGCCAGGACGAAATTGAGACATGTCAAGAAGTTTTGGCGGATCGCGTTAAGCGCTTGGGTTCTAAAATTAAAGAGCTTGTAATTATACCTGTTTATGCTAATCTACCGAGTGATATGCAGGCAAAGATTTTTGAACCTACTCCTCCGAATGCCAGAAAAGTTATTTTGGCTACTAACATAGCGGAAACATCGCTGACGATAGATAATATTATTTACGTTATCGATCCCGGGTTTGctaaacaaaataatttcaatTCCCGCACTGGTATGGAATCGCTTATGGTTGTTCCCATTTCGAAAGCTTCAGCCAATCAAAGAGCGGGACGTGCTGGTCGCACTGCACCAGGTAAATGTTTTCGTTTGTATACCGCCTGGGCTTATAAGCACGAGTTAGAGGACAATACGGTGCCAGAAATTCAGCGCATTAATTTGGGTAATGCGGTTCTCATGTTGAAAGCTTTGGGTATAAATGACCTAATACACTTCGATTTTTTGGATCCTCCCCCACATGAGACACTGGTTTTAGCTTTAGAACAACTATATGCCTTAGGAGCCTTAAATCACCACGGAGAACTAACAAAATTAGGAAGGCGAATGGCAGAATTTCCAGTGGACCCAATGATGGGGAAAATGCTGCTGGCAAGTGAAAA ATACAAATGTTCCGAAGAAATGgttactatagctgccatgctgTCCGTTAATAGTGCAattttttataggcctaaggaCAAAATTATACATGCTGATACTGCCCGCAAAAACTTTAATCACATGCATGGTGATCACATCAGTCTAATGCAAGTCTACAATCAATGGGCTGAGACTGATTACAGTACTCAATGGtgttatgaaaatttcatacagtATCGTTCGATGAAAAGAGCCAGAGATGTCCGTGAACAATTGGTGGGCTTAATGCAAAGAGTTGAAATCGATATGGTATCTTGTCTCCCAGAAACTGTTAATATTCGCAAAGCGGCAACTGCTGGATATTTCTATCATGTAGCACGCCTATCAAAAGGAGGAAATTATAAGACTATTAAACATAACCAAACCGTTATGATACATCCAAATTCATCATTGTTCGAAGAACTACCCCGATGGGTTCTCTATCACGAGTTAGTCTTTACTACAAAGGAGTATATGCGACAAGTAATCGAAATAGAAAGTAAATGGTTGTTAGAAGTAGCACCACATTATTATAAAGCAAAAGAACTCGAAGactcaacaaataaaaaaatgcctAAGGTTCAGGGTAGGGCAACAATGACAGAATGA
- the LOC106085372 gene encoding pre-mRNA-splicing factor ATP-dependent RNA helicase DHX16 isoform X1, with the protein MSRNRKREAQSSSSEELDSEEESRLRDIKERDEFAERLKKRDEDRTRKVLEATSSRKAIEEAAKRLKLEHEDRDKILPQLRIQSRRKYLEKRKEDKVAELEADILDDEYLFDESVLTNKEKQEREYKKQLLTIAKEHEKARELERIQRYHMPRDLKKGVKEEYVEVDENEKMPHSEQKKWEAEQLASARFQFGAKDAKAQEEYDLLLDDQIDFIKALTVDGSKEKDSKEPQLSEAQQKRMTIEETQKSLPVYPFKEDLIAAIKEHQILIIEGETGSGKTTQIPQYLVEAGFTEDKKKIGCTQPRRVAAMSVAARVAEEMGVKLGNEVGYSIRFEDCTSERTILKYMTDGTLHREFLSEPDLGSYSVMIIDEAHERTLHTDILFGLVKDIARFRTDLKLLISSATLDAEKFSQFFDDAPIFRIPGRRYPVDIFYTKAPEADYIDACCVSVLQIHATQPLGDILVFLTGQDEIETCQEVLADRVKRLGSKIKELVIIPVYANLPSDMQAKIFEPTPPNARKVILATNIAETSLTIDNIIYVIDPGFAKQNNFNSRTGMESLMVVPISKASANQRAGRAGRTAPGKCFRLYTAWAYKHELEDNTVPEIQRINLGNAVLMLKALGINDLIHFDFLDPPPHETLVLALEQLYALGALNHHGELTKLGRRMAEFPVDPMMGKMLLASEKYKCSEEMVTIAAMLSVNSAIFYRPKDKIIHADTARKNFNHMHGDHISLMQVYNQWAETDYSTQWCYENFIQYRSMKRARDVREQLVGLMQRVEIDMVSCLPETVNIRKAATAGYFYHVARLSKGGNYKTIKHNQTVMIHPNSSLFEELPRWVLYHELVFTTKEYMRQVIEIESKWLLEVAPHYYKAKELEDSTNKKMPKVQGRATMTE; encoded by the exons ATGTCCAGAAATCGCAAACGGGAAGCTCAAAGCAGTAGTTCCGAGGAACTGGACAGCGAAGAAGAGAGTCGTCTCAGGGATATAAAAGAAAGAGATGAGTTCGCCGAGAGGCTTAAGAAACGTGATGAAGACCGTACCCGCAAAGTGCTGGAAGCCACATCGAGCCGAAAAGCCATAGAAGAGGCTGCTAAACGTTTAAAACTGGAACATGAAGACCGTGATAAAATATTGCCACAATTGCGAATACAATCGAGAAGGAAATATTTGGAAAAACGTAAagaagataaagttgctgagCTAGAAGCTGATATATTGGACGATGAATATCTCTTTGATGAGTCGGT TTTGACAAATAAGGAAAAACAGGAGAGggaatataaaaaacaattgttGACCATAGCTAAAGAACATGAAAAGGCACGTGAACTTGAACGTATTCAAAGATATCACATGCCTCGTGATTTGAAAAAGGGGGTAAAGGAAGAATATGTTGAGGTAGATGAAAATGAAAAGATGCCCCATTCTGAACAAAAGAAATGGGAAGCGGAACAACTAGCTAGTGCACGGTTTCAATTTGGTGCAAAAGATGCAAAAGCTCAAGAAGAGTACGATCTTTTATTGGACGATCAGATTGACTTTATAAAAGCCCTAACTGTAGATGGATCCAAAGAAAAGGACTCTAAAGAGCCTCAATTATCGGAGGCACAGCAAAAACGTATGACAATTGAAGAGACTCAAAAGTCGCTTCCTGTATATCCATTTAAGGAAGATTTAATAGCTGCGATTAAGGAACATCAG attCTTATAATTGAAGGAGAAACTGGATCAGGAAAGACCACTCAAATACCACAGTATCTAGTGGAAGCTGGGTTCACTGAGGACAAAAAGAAGATTGGTTGCACTCAACCTCGTCGTGTGGCTGCTATGTCCGTGGCGGCTCGAGTTGCTGAGGAAATGGGTGTCAAGTTAGGAAACGAGGTGGGATACAGTATCCGTTTTGAGGATTGTACTTCAG AAAGGACTATACTCAAGTATATGACTGATGGCACCTTGCATAGGGAGTTTTTGTCGGAGCCGGATTTGGGTTCGTACAGTGTTATGATTATCGACGAAGCCCATGAGCGTACCCTTCATACCGATATTTTGTTTGGTTTGGTTAAGGACATTGCACGTTTTAGAACCGATCTGAAATTGCTGATATCCAGCGCCACCTTAGATGCagagaaattttcacaattttttgacGATGCTCCTATATTTCGTATTCCGGGAAGAAGATATCCAGTAG atattttttatacaaaagcgCCTGAAGCGGATTATATTGATGCGTGCTGTGTGTCGGTTTTACAGATACATGCCACTCAACCTTTGGGAGATATTTTGGTGTTTCTTACAGGCCAGGACGAAATTGAGACATGTCAAGAAGTTTTGGCGGATCGCGTTAAGCGCTTGGGTTCTAAAATTAAAGAGCTTGTAATTATACCTGTTTATGCTAATCTACCGAGTGATATGCAGGCAAAGATTTTTGAACCTACTCCTCCGAATGCCAGAAAAGTTATTTTGGCTACTAACATAGCGGAAACATCGCTGACGATAGATAATATTATTTACGTTATCGATCCCGGGTTTGctaaacaaaataatttcaatTCCCGCACTGGTATGGAATCGCTTATGGTTGTTCCCATTTCGAAAGCTTCAGCCAATCAAAGAGCGGGACGTGCTGGTCGCACTGCACCAGGTAAATGTTTTCGTTTGTATACCGCCTGGGCTTATAAGCACGAGTTAGAGGACAATACGGTGCCAGAAATTCAGCGCATTAATTTGGGTAATGCGGTTCTCATGTTGAAAGCTTTGGGTATAAATGACCTAATACACTTCGATTTTTTGGATCCTCCCCCACATGAGACACTGGTTTTAGCTTTAGAACAACTATATGCCTTAGGAGCCTTAAATCACCACGGAGAACTAACAAAATTAGGAAGGCGAATGGCAGAATTTCCAGTGGACCCAATGATGGGGAAAATGCTGCTGGCAAGTGAAAA ATACAAATGTTCCGAAGAAATGgttactatagctgccatgctgTCCGTTAATAGTGCAattttttataggcctaaggaCAAAATTATACATGCTGATACTGCCCGCAAAAACTTTAATCACATGCATGGTGATCACATCAGTCTAATGCAAGTCTACAATCAATGGGCTGAGACTGATTACAGTACTCAATGGtgttatgaaaatttcatacagtATCGTTCGATGAAAAGAGCCAGAGATGTCCGTGAACAATTGGTGGGCTTAATGCAAAGAGTTGAAATCGATATGGTATCTTGTCTCCCAGAAACTGTTAATATTCGCAAAGCGGCAACTGCTGGATATTTCTATCATGTAGCACGCCTATCAAAAGGAGGAAATTATAAGACTATTAAACATAACCAAACCGTTATGATACATCCAAATTCATCATTGTTCGAAGAACTACCCCGATGGGTTCTCTATCACGAGTTAGTCTTTACTACAAAGGAGTATATGCGACAAGTAATCGAAATAGAAAGTAAATGGTTGTTAGAAGTAGCACCACATTATTATAAAGCAAAAGAACTCGAAGactcaacaaataaaaaaatgcctAAGGTTCAGGGTAGGGCAACAATGACAGAATGA